A window of Ovis canadensis isolate MfBH-ARS-UI-01 breed Bighorn chromosome X, ARS-UI_OviCan_v2, whole genome shotgun sequence contains these coding sequences:
- the GPR50 gene encoding melatonin-related receptor, with amino-acid sequence MGRTLAVPTPYGCIGCKLPQPDYPPALIVFMFCAMVITIVVDLIGNSMVILAVSKNKKLRNSGNVFVVSLSVADMLVAIYPYPLMLHAMAIGGWDLSKLQCQMVGFITGLSVVGSIFNIMAIAINRYCYICHSLQYERIFSVRNTCIYLAVTWIMTVLAVLPNMYIGTIEYDPRTYTCIFNYVNNPAFAVTIVCIHFVLPLLIVGFCYVKIWTKVLAARDPAGQNPDNQLAEVRNFLTMFVIFLLFAVCWCPINALTVLVAVNPKEMAGKIPNWVYLAAYFIAYFNSCLNAVIYGVLNENFRREYWTIFHAMRHPVLFLSGLLTDVREMQEAQAHTRARARARTQAHEQDHAHACPAVEEIPMSVRNVPLPGHGAAGQPECVSGHPKPASGHSRSVSARCKSASAHPKSASGQSKSATVYPKPASVHFKPSSVYFKADSVYFKPSSSHPKPITGPSKTAISPAASFPKPTTGYTQHATIHSEPTTLDYLEPITTSHSKPVIASHSELAASCHLECNIFDLSDPTSSPTSDSSNSVASLLDPTAAAAATVNPTVVTTDYHEIVLIDVDADSDEMAV; translated from the exons ATGGGACGCACCCTGGCGGTCCCTACCCCATATGGCTGTATTGGCTGCAAACTGCCACAACCGGACTACCCACCGGCTCTAATCGTCTTTATGTTCTGTGCAATGGTTATCACCATCGTCGTAGACCTGATCGGCAACTCTATGGTCATTTTGGCTGTGTCGAAGAACAAGAAGCTCCGAAATTCTG GCAACGTCTTCGTGGTTAGCCTCTCTGTGGCTGATATGCTGGTGGCCATCTACCCCTATCCTCTGATGCTACATGCCATGGCCATCGGCGGCTGGGATCTCAGCAAGTTACAGTGCCAGATGGTGGGGTTCATCACAGGCTTGAGTGTGGTCGGTTCTATCTTCAACATCATGGCCATCGCCATCAACCGTTACTGCTACATCTGCCACAGCCTCCAGTATGAGCGCATCTTTAGTGTGCGCAATACCTGCATTTATCTGGCTGTCACCTGGATCATGACCGTTCTGGCTGTCCTACCCAACATGTACATTGGCACCATCGAGTATGATCCTCGCACCTACACCTGCATCTTTAACTATGTGAACAACCCTGCCTTTGCTGTGACCATCGTCTGCATCCACTTTGTCCTTCCTCTGCTCATAGTGGGTTTCTGCTACGTGAAGATCTGGACCAAAGTGCTGGCAGCCCGTGACCCTGCTGGACAGAACCCGGACAACCAGCTTGCTGAGGTTCGAAATTTTCTAACCATGTTTGTGATCTTCCTCCTCTTTGCAGTGTGCTGGTGCCCTATCAATGCGCTCACTGTTCTGGTGGCTGTCAATCCGAAGGAGATGGCAGGCAAGATCCCCAACTGGGTTTATCTTGCAGCCTACTTTATAGCCTACTTCAACAGCTGCCTCAACGCGGTGATATATGGTGTCCTCAATGAGAATTTCCGAAGAGAATACTGGACCATCTTCCATGCGATGCGGCATCCTGTCCTGTTCCTCTCTGGCCTCCTCACTGATGTCCGTGAGATGCAGGAGGCCCAAGCCCACACCCGTGCCCGTGCCCGTGCCCGCACACAAGCCCATGAACAAGACCATGCCCATGCCTGTCCTGCTGTGGAGGAAATACCGATGAGCGTCCGGAATGTTCCTCTACCTGGTCATGGTGCAGCTGGCCAACCTGAGTGTGTCTCTGGCCACCCTAAACCAGCCTCTGGCCATTCCAGGTCTGTCTCTGCCCGCTGCAAATCTGCCTCTGCTCACCCTAAGTCTGCCTCGGGCCAGTCCAAGTCTGCCACTGTCTATCCCAAACCCGCCTCTGTCCATTTCAAGCCTTCCTCTGTCTATTTCAAGGCTGACTCTGTCTATTTCAAGCCTTCCTCCAGCCACCCCAAGCCTATCACTGGTCCCTCCAAGACTGCCATCAGCCCTGCCGCCAGCTTCCCTAAACCCACCACTGGCTACACCCAGCATGCTACCATTCACTCTGAGCCCACCACTCTTGACTATCTCGAGCCCATCACCACCAGCCACTCTAAGCCTGTCATCGCCAGCCATTCTGAGCTTGCAGCCTCCTGCCACTTAGAGTGTAACATCTTTGACCTCTCTGACCCTACCTCCAGCCCTACCAGTGACTCCTCCAACTCTGTTGCTAGCTTGCTGGACCCTACCGCTGCCGCTGCTGCCACTGTTAACCCCACTGTGGTCACCACTGATTACCATGAGATTGTGCTTATTGATGTTGATGCTGATTCTGATGAAATGGCTGTGTAA